A section of the Microbacterium sp. MM2322 genome encodes:
- a CDS encoding TetR/AcrR family transcriptional regulator: MNDPSPRRTYLDVDDRRRQLLDAAVDVMVDDGVSALSLRTVAQRAGVAHRVVSYAFGSKAELVSALLQRESELLTHRLWAEPLAPLPLAEAVAAALRTFMAELRRDRVRHERLAELTAMARASAALAGAARAEAEAIRAEIERLVDAWATARGARPTVPTATLVAVVHAAAEGLAAWWLATDDDAHVDDVIDVLTSGLAGLERP, from the coding sequence GTGAACGACCCGTCCCCTCGCCGGACCTACCTCGACGTCGACGACCGACGCCGTCAACTGCTCGACGCCGCTGTCGACGTGATGGTCGACGACGGGGTGTCAGCGCTGTCGCTGCGGACCGTCGCGCAGCGCGCCGGCGTCGCTCACCGCGTCGTGAGCTACGCGTTCGGCTCGAAGGCCGAGCTCGTGAGCGCTCTGCTGCAGCGCGAGTCGGAGCTGCTGACGCACCGCCTGTGGGCCGAGCCGCTCGCCCCCCTGCCGCTCGCCGAAGCCGTCGCCGCCGCCCTTCGCACCTTCATGGCCGAACTTCGCCGCGACCGCGTGCGGCACGAACGGCTGGCCGAGCTCACGGCCATGGCCCGAGCGTCGGCCGCACTCGCCGGCGCCGCCCGGGCCGAGGCCGAGGCGATTCGCGCTGAGATTGAGCGGCTCGTCGACGCGTGGGCGACGGCGCGCGGGGCCCGCCCGACGGTGCCCACTGCGACGCTCGTCGCCGTCGTTCACGCCGCCGCAGAAGGGCTCGCGGCGTGGTGGCTCGCGACCGACGACGACGCGCACGTCGATGACGTCATCGACGTGCTGACGTCCGGCCTCGCCGGTCTCGAGCGCCCGTAG
- a CDS encoding alpha/beta fold hydrolase: MPQNPFASLEDYISLPRIDAVTLSPDGTRAVLTVATLNKDKTGYDRALWEIPATGGGTPRRLTRSAKGEQGAAFTAGGDLLFVSGRPDAEGDADDDAAQLWLLPAAGGEARAITRLAGGVSGIEAVADAASVAVLSADLLPSADSFEADAKLRAERKKRKVSAILHTTYPVRYWDHDLGPAEPHLLALDLGDLADTIGSLAASDTAEDEPDATTPYPASLPRPRDLTPAPGRTADTAGTALTPDGRTLIAAMRFPEGRAERFAIVSIDVASGERTTLFEERSTYFEGPTISHDGRSLAYVRARFSDPTGPADQELWVAGIDGSSPRRLAEGWDRWPTGVAFAHDDTALIVTADQDGRGPVFRVPLDGGAPEQITTDDHSYMNVSVDRATGDLVALRSSWMVPPHPVRIGVDGTVTVLATPAPLPTPAGTMTEVETTVEDGARVRGWLLLPEGADAASPAPLLLWIHGGPLNSWNAWSWRWNPQLALARGYAVLLPDPALSTGYGLEFIARGWNSWGAKPYTDLMSITDEVVARADIDETKTAAMGGSFGGYMANWVAGHTDRFRAIVTHASLWALDQFAGTTDSSSYWQEIFTPKAMVENSPHRYVESISTPLLVIHGDRDYRVPIGESLRLWSELNEHFGEDDGSTVHRFLYFPDENHWVLKPQHAVVWYETVFGFLGEHVHGTPAPNVAGLG; this comes from the coding sequence ATGCCGCAGAACCCCTTCGCCTCGCTCGAGGACTACATCTCCCTGCCCCGCATCGACGCCGTCACCCTGTCACCCGACGGCACCCGCGCCGTCCTCACGGTCGCGACGCTGAACAAGGACAAGACCGGGTACGACCGTGCGCTGTGGGAGATCCCGGCGACCGGCGGCGGCACGCCCCGGCGCCTCACCCGCTCCGCCAAGGGCGAGCAGGGCGCCGCGTTCACGGCGGGCGGCGATCTGCTGTTCGTGAGCGGACGTCCCGACGCCGAGGGCGACGCCGACGACGACGCGGCGCAGCTGTGGCTGCTGCCCGCCGCGGGCGGCGAGGCCCGGGCGATCACCCGCCTCGCCGGGGGAGTGTCGGGCATCGAGGCCGTCGCGGATGCGGCATCCGTCGCCGTTCTGTCGGCCGACCTGCTCCCGTCGGCGGACTCGTTCGAGGCCGACGCGAAGCTCCGTGCCGAGCGCAAGAAGCGCAAGGTCTCGGCGATCCTCCACACGACCTACCCGGTGCGGTACTGGGATCACGACCTCGGTCCGGCCGAGCCGCACCTCCTCGCGCTCGACCTCGGCGACCTCGCCGACACGATCGGGTCGCTCGCCGCCTCCGACACGGCCGAAGACGAACCGGATGCCACGACCCCGTACCCGGCATCCCTTCCACGCCCGCGCGACCTCACACCCGCGCCCGGCCGCACGGCCGACACCGCCGGCACCGCGCTCACCCCCGACGGCCGCACGCTCATCGCCGCGATGCGCTTCCCCGAGGGTCGCGCCGAGCGCTTCGCGATCGTGTCGATCGACGTCGCGTCGGGCGAGCGGACGACCCTGTTCGAAGAGCGTTCCACGTACTTCGAGGGGCCGACGATCAGTCACGACGGCCGCTCGCTTGCGTACGTGCGTGCCCGGTTCTCTGACCCGACCGGTCCCGCCGACCAGGAGCTCTGGGTCGCCGGCATCGACGGCTCGTCGCCGCGCCGCCTCGCCGAGGGCTGGGACCGCTGGCCGACCGGCGTCGCGTTCGCCCACGACGACACTGCGCTCATCGTGACGGCCGACCAGGACGGCCGCGGTCCCGTCTTCCGCGTCCCGCTCGACGGCGGCGCTCCCGAGCAGATCACGACCGACGATCACTCCTACATGAACGTATCGGTCGACCGCGCCACCGGCGACCTCGTCGCGCTCCGCTCGTCGTGGATGGTGCCGCCGCATCCGGTTCGCATCGGTGTCGACGGCACCGTCACCGTGCTCGCGACGCCGGCGCCGTTGCCGACGCCCGCGGGGACGATGACCGAGGTCGAGACGACGGTCGAGGACGGTGCGCGGGTGCGCGGCTGGTTGCTCCTGCCCGAGGGGGCGGATGCGGCATCCCCCGCCCCACTCCTCCTCTGGATCCACGGCGGACCGCTGAACAGCTGGAACGCGTGGAGCTGGCGCTGGAACCCGCAGCTCGCCCTCGCGCGCGGTTACGCGGTGCTGCTGCCGGACCCGGCGCTGTCGACCGGGTACGGACTCGAGTTCATCGCGCGCGGCTGGAACAGCTGGGGCGCGAAGCCGTACACCGACCTCATGTCGATCACCGACGAGGTCGTCGCGCGGGCCGATATCGACGAGACCAAGACCGCCGCGATGGGCGGCTCGTTCGGCGGGTACATGGCGAACTGGGTCGCGGGGCACACCGACCGGTTCCGCGCGATCGTGACGCACGCGAGCCTGTGGGCGCTCGACCAGTTCGCGGGGACGACCGACAGCTCGTCGTACTGGCAGGAGATCTTCACGCCCAAGGCGATGGTCGAGAACTCGCCGCACCGCTACGTCGAGAGCATCTCGACGCCGCTGCTCGTGATCCATGGCGACCGCGACTACCGCGTGCCGATCGGCGAGAGCCTGCGCCTCTGGTCGGAGCTCAACGAGCACTTCGGCGAGGATGACGGGTCGACGGTGCACCGGTTCCTGTACTTCCCCGACGAGAACCACTGGGTCCTCAAGCCGCAGCACGCCGTCGTCTGGTACGAGACCGTGTTCGGGTTCCTCGGCGAGCACGTGCACGGCACGCCCGCGCCGAACGTCGCCGGGCTCGGCTGA
- a CDS encoding aldo/keto reductase, protein MSQRTLGPFTVSAIGLGAMPVSMNGNGIPSHDDAVATVRAALDAGVTLIDTADIYAPSWDEMGHNERIVGDALAGWEGDRSSIVIATKGGITRTEVKDFGRDGSLEYLRSAVQKSLKNLQVEVIDLYQYHRPDRWMVYGEVMQNLKTLQDEGLVRTLGISNASVEEIQIAQEVLGEGNLTSVQNEFSPRHPGSYGELKYCVEHGIAFLPWSPLGGIGGAGSIGERFAAFAEIGADHGVSPQQVVLAWELSLGETVIPIPGASRPASITDSVKARDLVLSADELARCSAAVGIEV, encoded by the coding sequence ATGTCGCAGCGCACTCTCGGACCGTTCACCGTCTCGGCCATCGGACTCGGCGCCATGCCGGTGTCGATGAATGGCAACGGCATCCCGTCGCACGACGACGCGGTGGCGACCGTCCGGGCGGCCCTCGATGCGGGCGTGACGCTCATCGACACCGCCGACATCTACGCGCCCAGCTGGGACGAGATGGGCCACAACGAGCGGATCGTCGGAGACGCGCTCGCCGGATGGGAGGGCGATCGGTCGTCGATCGTCATCGCCACGAAGGGCGGGATCACGCGTACCGAGGTGAAGGACTTCGGGCGCGACGGATCGTTGGAGTACCTCCGGAGCGCCGTGCAGAAGTCGCTGAAGAACCTGCAGGTCGAGGTGATCGACCTGTACCAGTACCACCGTCCCGACCGGTGGATGGTCTACGGCGAAGTCATGCAGAACCTCAAGACGCTGCAGGACGAGGGGCTCGTGCGGACCCTCGGTATCTCGAACGCGAGCGTCGAAGAGATCCAGATCGCTCAGGAGGTCCTGGGCGAGGGGAACCTCACGAGCGTGCAGAACGAGTTCTCGCCGCGCCACCCCGGAAGCTACGGCGAACTGAAGTACTGCGTCGAACACGGCATCGCGTTCCTCCCGTGGAGCCCGCTCGGCGGCATCGGCGGCGCGGGCTCGATCGGCGAGCGGTTCGCGGCGTTCGCCGAGATCGGCGCAGACCACGGGGTCAGCCCGCAGCAGGTCGTCCTCGCGTGGGAGCTGTCGCTCGGAGAGACGGTCATCCCGATCCCCGGGGCGAGCCGCCCGGCATCCATCACCGACTCGGTCAAGGCACGCGACCTCGTGCTCTCGGCCGACGAGCTCGCCCGCTGCTCGGCCGCGGTGGGCATCGAGGTCTGA
- a CDS encoding LD-carboxypeptidase — translation MRPSFRTAPKLRAGDRVAVLSPSFAAPGFAPAVHEQALRRIRDDLGLEPVEYPTTRMLGADPRARAADVQAAFAASGVRAILASIGGDDQITVVPHVDLAAAIADPKPYLGYSDNTHLLNALWQAGVPGFYGGSTQVHLGAGPGIDGIHLQSLRAALLDGGELELTEPGESEDIGIDWLDPRALTSYGDRQKTEPWTWSGPERVVEGRTWGGCLDVLDEIGLAGRMPELDALQGGILLLETSEELPSPRLVARWLRALGERGVLGAVAGVLVARPPVSTFGDEPDAETRRARRDAQRDVVTALVARYNPEAVVCIGIPFGHTRPQWIVPYGGLMRLDGAGRRVFASYD, via the coding sequence ATGCGCCCCTCGTTCCGGACCGCCCCGAAGCTCCGCGCGGGCGACCGGGTCGCGGTGCTCTCGCCGTCGTTCGCCGCTCCCGGGTTCGCGCCCGCCGTGCACGAGCAGGCGCTCCGCCGCATCCGCGACGACCTCGGCCTCGAGCCGGTCGAGTACCCCACGACGCGGATGCTGGGCGCCGACCCGCGCGCCCGCGCAGCGGATGTCCAGGCGGCGTTCGCGGCATCCGGTGTCCGTGCGATTCTCGCGAGCATCGGCGGCGACGACCAGATCACCGTCGTGCCGCACGTCGACCTCGCCGCGGCGATCGCCGACCCGAAGCCGTACCTCGGGTACAGCGACAACACGCACCTCCTGAACGCGCTGTGGCAGGCGGGCGTGCCAGGGTTCTACGGCGGGTCGACCCAGGTGCACCTCGGCGCCGGGCCGGGGATCGACGGCATCCACCTGCAGTCGCTCCGCGCTGCGCTCCTCGACGGCGGGGAGCTCGAGTTGACCGAGCCCGGCGAGTCGGAGGACATCGGGATCGACTGGCTCGATCCTCGCGCCCTCACCTCCTACGGCGACCGGCAGAAGACCGAGCCGTGGACGTGGTCGGGCCCGGAGCGGGTCGTCGAGGGACGCACGTGGGGCGGGTGCCTCGACGTGCTCGACGAAATCGGCCTCGCGGGACGGATGCCGGAGCTCGATGCCCTGCAGGGCGGCATCCTCCTGCTGGAAACGAGCGAGGAGTTGCCCTCGCCCCGCCTCGTCGCACGCTGGCTGCGCGCACTCGGCGAGCGTGGCGTGCTCGGCGCTGTCGCCGGCGTGCTGGTTGCGCGGCCGCCGGTGAGCACGTTCGGTGACGAACCGGATGCCGAGACCCGCCGCGCGCGCCGCGACGCGCAGCGCGACGTGGTGACCGCGCTGGTCGCTCGCTACAATCCGGAGGCCGTCGTCTGCATCGGCATACCGTTCGGTCACACGCGACCTCAGTGGATCGTGCCCTACGGCGGTCTCATGCGGCTCGATGGCGCGGGGCGCCGCGTCTTCGCCTCCTACGACTGA
- a CDS encoding cysteine hydrolase family protein, whose protein sequence is MQIPPRQLTLDRAALVVIDVQRGFDDTAYWGERDNPECEANVAALIARWRERGWPIVFVRHDSTSAVSPLRPGQPGNDLKDSVTGIPDVLVTKSVNSSFHGMPDLDAWLRKNDVEQIVISGISTNHCCETTARVGGNLGYDVYFALDATHSFDRTAPDGTVVPAATLAAITATNLDGEFATVVSTADLIR, encoded by the coding sequence GTGCAGATCCCGCCGCGACAGCTCACCCTCGACCGCGCTGCGCTCGTCGTCATCGACGTGCAGCGCGGCTTCGACGACACCGCGTACTGGGGTGAGCGTGACAACCCCGAGTGCGAGGCGAACGTCGCGGCGCTCATCGCGCGCTGGCGCGAGCGTGGATGGCCGATCGTGTTCGTCCGCCACGACTCGACCTCCGCGGTCTCGCCGCTCCGGCCCGGCCAGCCGGGCAACGATCTCAAGGACTCGGTCACCGGCATCCCGGACGTTCTCGTCACGAAGAGCGTGAACTCCTCGTTCCACGGGATGCCCGACCTCGATGCGTGGCTGCGGAAGAACGACGTCGAGCAGATCGTCATCTCCGGCATCTCGACGAACCACTGCTGCGAGACCACTGCCCGCGTCGGCGGCAACCTCGGCTACGACGTGTACTTCGCGCTCGACGCGACACACTCCTTCGACCGGACGGCGCCCGACGGCACCGTCGTTCCCGCAGCGACCCTCGCGGCCATCACCGCGACGAACCTCGACGGCGAGTTCGCGACCGTCGTCTCAACCGCCGACCTGATCCGCTGA
- a CDS encoding AMP-dependent synthetase/ligase, with amino-acid sequence MDGHRNVTDLLVRRAEKAPDHAAFDVATGDGSWQQISTASFLHEVQRLAKGFIATGIRPGDALAIMASTRFEWAVTDLAAWFAGAVVVPVYETSSPVQVAGIVRDAGVVLGVGGTEAQTSRLIDAFAETGTGGLGAYAMDPRERVTGGIPTLDELRSRADEVTDADLERHRTAADLDAAATIVYTSGTTGEPKGAVLTHRNFLGQVLNIAAAYGEVVHEGGNTIIFLPLAHVLARGLQLICLANGMRIAHLSDPSTVVETLSVLRPTFLVVVPRVLERIQAAAAQKAEAAHLTRVWRAAVSTAVAGGRAAEQSADGRAPASVRHRLFEALFYRRLRAVMGGRVDYILSGGARLDPEVSLFFRGIGVPVIEGYGLTETTAPLTGNLPGDIRAGTVGRPLPGSTVRIGDDGEILAKGIGVFRGYRDSAHDADAFVDGFFRTGDLGRFDAEGRLMIVGRVKDVIVTSTGKTIVPAPWEFAVEADPLVSHAVMVGEGRSFLTALIVVDPEEVAARQGPTPADGRLHEIPDEDLRARIQRRIDAANALVSRSEQVRRFTLIAADLADTTIITPTLKIKRRILLERGSDVVAALYS; translated from the coding sequence GTGGACGGGCATCGGAACGTCACCGACCTGCTCGTCCGGCGCGCCGAGAAGGCCCCCGACCACGCCGCCTTCGACGTCGCCACCGGCGACGGATCGTGGCAGCAGATCTCGACCGCATCGTTCCTCCACGAGGTCCAGCGACTGGCGAAGGGCTTCATCGCCACCGGCATCCGTCCCGGCGACGCTCTTGCGATCATGGCCTCGACCCGCTTCGAGTGGGCCGTCACCGACCTCGCCGCCTGGTTCGCCGGCGCCGTCGTCGTCCCGGTCTACGAGACGTCCTCTCCGGTCCAGGTCGCCGGCATCGTCCGCGACGCCGGGGTCGTTCTCGGCGTCGGCGGGACCGAGGCCCAGACCAGCCGGTTGATCGACGCCTTCGCCGAGACCGGCACCGGGGGCCTCGGCGCCTACGCGATGGACCCGCGCGAGCGGGTGACCGGCGGCATCCCGACCCTCGACGAGCTGCGCTCACGCGCCGACGAGGTGACGGATGCCGACCTCGAGCGGCACCGCACCGCCGCCGACCTCGACGCGGCCGCGACCATCGTGTACACGTCAGGGACGACGGGCGAGCCCAAGGGCGCCGTGCTCACGCACCGGAACTTCCTCGGGCAGGTGCTGAACATCGCCGCGGCCTACGGCGAAGTCGTCCACGAGGGCGGCAACACGATCATCTTCCTGCCGCTCGCGCACGTCCTCGCGCGCGGACTGCAGCTCATCTGCCTCGCGAACGGCATGCGCATCGCGCACCTCAGCGACCCGAGCACCGTCGTCGAGACCCTGTCGGTCCTGCGACCCACGTTCCTCGTCGTCGTCCCGCGCGTCCTCGAGCGGATCCAGGCCGCCGCGGCGCAGAAGGCCGAGGCGGCTCACCTCACCCGCGTGTGGCGGGCCGCGGTCTCGACCGCCGTCGCCGGCGGGCGTGCGGCCGAGCAGAGCGCGGACGGGCGGGCACCGGCATCCGTTCGGCACCGCCTGTTCGAGGCGCTGTTCTACCGTCGCCTCCGCGCGGTCATGGGTGGCCGCGTCGACTACATCCTGTCGGGAGGGGCGCGGCTCGACCCCGAGGTGTCGCTGTTCTTCCGCGGGATCGGCGTGCCCGTGATCGAGGGGTACGGCCTCACCGAGACCACGGCTCCCCTGACCGGCAACCTGCCGGGCGACATCCGCGCCGGCACCGTCGGGCGCCCGCTGCCCGGATCGACCGTGCGGATCGGCGACGACGGCGAGATCCTCGCGAAGGGCATCGGCGTCTTCCGCGGCTACCGCGACAGCGCGCACGACGCGGACGCGTTCGTCGACGGCTTCTTCCGCACCGGCGACCTCGGCCGCTTCGATGCCGAGGGACGCCTCATGATCGTGGGCCGGGTGAAGGACGTCATCGTCACCTCGACCGGCAAGACCATCGTCCCCGCGCCGTGGGAGTTCGCCGTCGAGGCCGACCCGCTCGTCTCGCACGCGGTCATGGTCGGCGAGGGACGCTCGTTCCTGACCGCGCTCATCGTCGTCGACCCGGAAGAGGTCGCCGCCCGCCAGGGCCCCACCCCCGCGGACGGGCGGCTGCACGAGATCCCCGACGAGGACCTCCGCGCGCGGATCCAGCGGCGCATCGACGCGGCCAACGCGCTCGTCTCGCGCAGCGAACAGGTGCGGCGCTTCACCCTCATCGCCGCGGACCTCGCGGACACCACCATCATCACGCCGACGCTGAAGATCAAGCGCCGCATCCTCCTCGAGCGCGGTTCCGACGTCGTCGCCGCGCTTTACAGCTGA
- a CDS encoding DUF1295 domain-containing protein, with amino-acid sequence MSSQNRSALITVIVGLVIGALVALAGSQGGATAGGVPVFALAVAAAFLVQVIVFIPSAIARTERFFDATGSATFILVTLGVLLLSPSPDARSVALAVMVIAWAARLGSFLFVRIHRSGSDDRFDEIKVHPLSFLRVWIMQGLWVSITAAAAWIAIATAPADRAAFDVFAGIGIALWLIGMAIEVVADVQKTAFKADPANRGRFIQSGLWSRSRHPNYFGEILAWVGVAIVAAPVFDGWQWIGLLSPIFVVLLLTRVSGVPLLEKKADKRWGGEADYEAYKTATPVLVPRLTRPKLAVR; translated from the coding sequence ATGTCTTCGCAGAACCGTTCCGCCCTGATCACCGTGATCGTGGGCCTCGTCATCGGCGCGCTCGTCGCGCTCGCGGGCAGCCAGGGCGGCGCGACCGCCGGCGGCGTGCCCGTCTTCGCCCTCGCCGTCGCCGCGGCGTTCCTCGTGCAGGTCATCGTCTTCATCCCGTCGGCGATCGCCCGCACCGAGCGCTTCTTCGACGCGACCGGCAGCGCGACCTTCATCCTCGTCACCCTGGGTGTGTTGCTCCTCTCCCCCTCCCCCGACGCGCGTTCTGTCGCACTCGCGGTCATGGTGATCGCCTGGGCGGCTCGCCTCGGCTCGTTCCTGTTCGTCCGCATCCACCGCTCCGGCAGCGACGACCGCTTCGACGAGATCAAGGTCCACCCGCTGTCGTTCCTCCGCGTCTGGATCATGCAGGGACTCTGGGTGAGCATCACGGCCGCCGCCGCGTGGATCGCGATTGCCACCGCTCCCGCCGACCGCGCCGCGTTCGACGTGTTCGCCGGCATCGGCATCGCGCTGTGGCTCATCGGCATGGCGATCGAGGTTGTCGCCGACGTGCAGAAGACCGCGTTCAAGGCCGACCCCGCCAACCGGGGCCGGTTCATCCAGAGCGGCCTGTGGTCGCGGTCGCGCCACCCGAACTACTTCGGCGAAATCCTCGCGTGGGTCGGCGTCGCGATCGTGGCCGCGCCCGTCTTCGACGGCTGGCAGTGGATCGGGCTCCTCTCGCCCATCTTCGTCGTGCTGCTCCTGACCCGGGTGAGCGGTGTGCCGCTGCTCGAGAAGAAGGCCGACAAGCGCTGGGGCGGCGAGGCCGACTACGAGGCGTACAAGACAGCGACGCCCGTACTCGTCCCGCGCCTCACGCGTCCGAAGCTCGCCGTGCGCTGA
- a CDS encoding DUF2087 domain-containing protein produces MATDRSGDTWRSLVAALANDRVREAFARLTLGASADDALDGLSPSRRRHVVETLHRAGLVTADLRADGTAFARVLAAVPPAPRPTGADRFLSSEGRLVRYPSHPDERRDLLETLAQRVLAPGEVIDEPELNDRLAALTDDIPALRRHLVDHEIVERTRSGSAYSLVAAPPQS; encoded by the coding sequence ATGGCGACGGACCGCAGCGGTGACACCTGGCGATCTCTCGTCGCCGCGCTCGCGAACGACCGCGTACGCGAGGCGTTCGCTCGGCTGACGCTCGGCGCGAGTGCGGACGACGCCCTCGACGGACTGTCGCCCTCGCGGCGACGCCACGTCGTCGAGACGCTGCACCGCGCAGGGCTCGTCACGGCGGATCTCCGCGCCGACGGCACGGCGTTCGCGCGGGTGCTCGCCGCGGTTCCGCCCGCTCCGCGCCCCACCGGTGCGGACCGATTCCTGTCGAGCGAGGGCCGACTCGTCCGCTACCCGTCGCATCCGGACGAGAGGCGCGACCTGCTCGAGACCCTCGCGCAGCGGGTGCTCGCTCCGGGCGAGGTCATCGACGAGCCGGAGCTGAACGACCGGTTGGCCGCTCTCACCGACGACATCCCGGCGCTCCGCCGTCACCTCGTCGACCACGAGATCGTCGAGCGCACGCGCTCCGGCAGCGCGTACTCCCTCGTCGCCGCGCCGCCTCAGTCGTAG
- a CDS encoding GNAT family N-acetyltransferase, whose translation MITVTPARATDLAPASVILAEAFAHDPVMSAIVPGSHRRHERLTELFHGLLASGPYATGTVDLARDADGTLLGVAAWEGPHAERGAFGRQTGELPRFARALGWLGMPRALALLSRLARHRPRAPHWYLAEIGVSAAARGKGVGKALLAAQLDTLDTTRQTAYLESSTPDNRRLYRRFGFEELSPIDGVPGATPVAMLRLPAAR comes from the coding sequence ATGATCACCGTGACCCCCGCCCGCGCCACCGACCTCGCCCCGGCATCCGTGATCCTCGCCGAAGCGTTCGCGCACGACCCCGTCATGTCGGCGATCGTCCCTGGGTCGCACCGGCGTCACGAACGGCTCACCGAGCTGTTCCACGGCCTCCTCGCGAGCGGCCCGTACGCCACCGGGACGGTGGACCTCGCCCGCGATGCCGACGGCACGCTCCTCGGTGTCGCCGCGTGGGAAGGTCCTCACGCCGAGCGCGGCGCCTTCGGTCGGCAGACCGGGGAGCTCCCCCGCTTCGCGCGGGCGCTCGGCTGGCTCGGGATGCCGCGGGCCCTCGCCCTGCTGTCGCGCCTCGCCCGCCACCGCCCCCGCGCGCCGCACTGGTACCTCGCCGAGATCGGGGTGAGCGCCGCCGCACGCGGCAAGGGCGTCGGCAAAGCGCTCCTCGCCGCACAGCTCGACACCCTCGACACCACCCGCCAGACCGCGTACCTCGAGTCCTCCACGCCCGACAACCGTCGCCTCTACCGTCGCTTCGGGTTCGAGGAGCTCAGCCCGATCGACGGCGTCCCGGGGGCGACGCCGGTCGCGATGCTGCGCCTGCCGGCCGCGCGGTAG
- a CDS encoding long-chain-fatty-acid--CoA ligase, with the protein MSPTPPASDLQDRPWLAAYAPGVPTDIDPVDETLVDLLDHAVERYGSKVATEFFRSETTYAELGEQVSRAANALRKLGVRKGDRVALVLPNCPQHIVAFYAALRIGAIVVEHNPTYTARELRHQFEVHEAVVAIVWDKVADIVAEFPSDVAPAAIVAVDMTDALPWVMRTALRAPVPALRERREAMTSKPTARGVIRWSQFTKTRRLPRKWARPELDDTALLQLTSGTTGMPKAAVLSHRNLRSNAEQGRAWVPGLHEGEETFYAVLPMFHAYGLTLCLTFAVSIGARIVLFPKFDVDLVVGALKKSPPTFLPGVPPIYDALSRASTRKDVDLSTIRFAISGAMSLPVPTVTRWEEATGGLLVEGYGMTETSPVALGNPIGPTRRPGTVGVPFPSTWIRVVDPDDPTVDRPAGEAGELLIRGPQVFQGYWRRPEETAEVLLEGGWLRTGDIVTVSDDGFVTVVDRVKELIITGGFNVSPSEVEQVLTLHPDVEAAAVVGVARPTGGEDVVAAVVMKEGAAFEASALKDFAKSHLAPYKVPRKVVQLDDLPRSQIGKVLRRQVREQLTAR; encoded by the coding sequence ATGAGCCCGACACCCCCGGCATCCGATCTGCAGGATCGCCCCTGGCTGGCTGCCTACGCGCCCGGCGTCCCGACCGACATCGATCCGGTCGACGAGACGCTCGTGGATCTGCTCGATCACGCGGTTGAACGGTATGGGTCGAAGGTCGCGACGGAGTTCTTCCGCTCCGAGACGACCTACGCCGAACTCGGCGAGCAGGTGTCGCGCGCAGCGAACGCGCTCCGCAAGCTCGGCGTGCGGAAGGGGGACCGCGTCGCTCTCGTGCTGCCCAACTGCCCGCAGCACATCGTCGCCTTCTACGCGGCGCTCCGCATCGGCGCGATCGTCGTCGAACACAACCCCACCTACACCGCGCGCGAGCTGCGACACCAGTTCGAGGTGCACGAGGCGGTCGTCGCGATCGTCTGGGACAAGGTCGCCGACATCGTCGCCGAGTTCCCGAGCGACGTCGCCCCCGCCGCGATCGTCGCCGTCGACATGACCGACGCGCTCCCGTGGGTCATGCGCACGGCGCTGCGCGCACCGGTGCCCGCCCTCCGCGAGCGGCGCGAGGCGATGACCTCCAAGCCCACCGCGCGCGGGGTCATCCGGTGGTCGCAGTTCACGAAGACGCGCCGCCTTCCCCGCAAGTGGGCGCGTCCCGAGCTCGACGACACGGCGCTCCTGCAGCTGACGAGCGGCACGACCGGGATGCCGAAGGCCGCCGTGCTGTCGCATCGGAACCTCCGCTCGAACGCCGAGCAGGGGCGTGCGTGGGTGCCGGGACTGCACGAGGGCGAAGAGACCTTCTACGCCGTCCTGCCGATGTTCCACGCCTACGGGCTGACCCTCTGCCTCACGTTCGCCGTGTCGATCGGCGCGCGCATCGTGCTGTTCCCCAAGTTCGACGTCGACCTCGTCGTCGGCGCGCTGAAGAAGTCGCCGCCGACCTTCCTTCCCGGCGTCCCGCCGATCTACGACGCGCTGTCCCGCGCGAGCACGCGCAAGGACGTCGACCTCTCGACCATCCGCTTCGCGATCTCCGGTGCGATGAGCCTGCCCGTCCCGACCGTGACGCGGTGGGAGGAGGCGACCGGCGGGCTGCTCGTCGAGGGCTACGGCATGACGGAGACCTCGCCCGTGGCGCTCGGCAACCCGATCGGCCCGACGCGCCGCCCCGGCACCGTCGGTGTGCCGTTCCCGAGCACGTGGATCCGCGTGGTCGACCCCGACGACCCGACCGTCGACCGTCCCGCCGGTGAGGCGGGCGAGCTGCTGATCCGCGGACCGCAGGTGTTCCAGGGGTACTGGCGCCGACCCGAAGAGACCGCGGAGGTGCTCCTCGAGGGCGGCTGGCTCCGCACCGGCGACATCGTGACGGTCTCGGACGACGGCTTCGTGACGGTCGTGGACCGCGTCAAGGAGCTGATCATCACGGGCGGGTTCAACGTCAGCCCGAGCGAGGTCGAGCAGGTGCTGACGCTGCATCCCGATGTCGAAGCCGCCGCCGTCGTGGGCGTCGCCCGCCCGACGGGCGGCGAGGACGTGGTCGCAGCCGTGGTGATGAAGGAGGGGGCGGCGTTCGAGGCATCCGCTCTCAAGGACTTCGCCAAGTCGCACCTCGCGCCCTACAAGGTGCCGCGCAAGGTCGTGCAGCTCGACGACCTGCCGCGATCGCAGATCGGCAAGGTGCTTCGCCGCCAGGTGCGGGAGCAGCTGACCGCGCGCTGA